The following are from one region of the Bradyrhizobium septentrionale genome:
- a CDS encoding AprI/Inh family metalloprotease inhibitor produces MTLSRFNVALLLLLAASGPAAAQDVSTLKKDMIGQWELATTERSKTCVVTLKPDATPQGFKLELEPACAAALPFTKDITGWSIKGLGDIVRLQNAAGEAVIDFTEVETGIFEGMRTNEGVYILQNLAAARSLAKSMDQMIGDWSMVRGNGQAICVLVLTNTEAGNDNFQVFLKGKCDPAVAAFNPTLWRLDHGQMVLMSPKGETWQFEADDNAQWRRVPDSADPLIMLREQ; encoded by the coding sequence ATGACCCTGTCCCGCTTCAACGTCGCGCTCCTGCTGCTGCTGGCCGCATCCGGTCCGGCAGCCGCGCAGGATGTCTCGACGTTGAAGAAGGACATGATCGGGCAGTGGGAGCTCGCCACCACCGAGCGCAGCAAGACCTGCGTCGTGACGCTGAAGCCGGATGCAACGCCGCAAGGCTTCAAGCTCGAGCTCGAGCCGGCCTGCGCCGCCGCGCTGCCTTTCACCAAGGACATCACCGGCTGGAGCATCAAGGGCCTCGGCGACATCGTGCGGCTGCAGAACGCGGCCGGCGAGGCCGTGATCGATTTCACCGAGGTCGAGACCGGCATCTTCGAGGGCATGCGCACCAACGAGGGCGTCTATATCCTGCAAAACCTCGCCGCCGCGCGCTCGCTCGCGAAGTCGATGGACCAGATGATCGGCGACTGGTCAATGGTGCGCGGCAACGGCCAGGCGATCTGCGTCCTGGTGCTGACCAACACCGAGGCCGGCAACGACAATTTCCAGGTGTTCCTGAAAGGCAAATGCGATCCGGCGGTCGCGGCCTTCAATCCGACGCTGTGGCGGCTCGATCACGGCCAGATGGTCCTGATGTCGCCCAAGGGCGAAACCTGGCAGTTCGAGGCCGACGAC
- a CDS encoding ABC transporter ATP-binding protein — protein MAGAALSGSNARSAVRLRGVVKTYDSGVTALGPLDLDVESGEFVSLLGPSGCGKSTALRLIAGLATPSAGTVELAHHGAEQRGSHRIGFVFQEPTLMPWANVRDNVRLPLKLASVPAVDADARIDAALDQVGLSEFATAYPRELSGGMKMRVSLARALVTDPDILLMDEPFAALDEITRFRLNNDLLSLWRNLHKTVIFVTHSVFESVYLSQRVIVMTARPGRIDAEFRITSSEPRGEAFRTSAEYAALCREVSSALAPSYAGQAGA, from the coding sequence ATGGCGGGGGCTGCGTTGTCTGGATCGAATGCCCGGTCGGCCGTGCGCCTGCGCGGCGTCGTCAAGACCTATGACTCTGGCGTGACGGCGCTCGGGCCGCTCGACCTCGATGTCGAGAGCGGCGAGTTCGTCTCGCTGCTCGGGCCCTCCGGTTGCGGCAAATCCACCGCGCTGCGCCTGATTGCAGGTCTTGCCACGCCGAGCGCCGGCACGGTCGAGCTCGCGCATCACGGCGCCGAGCAGCGCGGCAGCCACAGGATCGGCTTCGTGTTTCAGGAGCCGACCCTGATGCCGTGGGCCAATGTGCGCGACAATGTCCGCCTGCCGCTGAAGCTTGCCAGCGTGCCGGCCGTCGATGCCGATGCGCGCATCGATGCGGCGCTGGATCAGGTCGGGCTCAGCGAGTTCGCGACCGCCTATCCGCGCGAATTGTCCGGCGGCATGAAGATGCGGGTGTCGCTGGCGCGCGCGCTGGTCACCGACCCGGATATCCTGTTGATGGACGAACCGTTCGCGGCGCTCGACGAGATCACGCGCTTTCGCCTCAACAACGACCTGTTGTCGCTGTGGCGTAATTTGCACAAGACCGTCATCTTCGTGACGCACTCGGTGTTCGAGTCGGTGTATCTCTCGCAACGCGTGATCGTGATGACCGCGCGCCCGGGCCGGATCGATGCCGAGTTTCGCATCACATCGTCCGAGCCACGCGGTGAGGCGTTCCGCACCTCGGCCGAATATGCCGCGCTCTGCCGCGAGGTCTCCAGTGCACTGGCGCCGTCCTATGCAGGGCAGGCGGGCGCATGA
- a CDS encoding 2-hydroxyacid dehydrogenase translates to MAPISSEKIDLLIYGPVRPILENGFSDQYVLHRAESRGDLERLTGEKKDKIRGIAVTYHTMATDKTAMALFPKLEIVGSFGVGYDHVDSHYARDHNIVVTNTPDVLTEEVADVAMGLLIATLREFVKADRYVRSGLWQTQNYPLSVGSLRDRKIGIVGMGRIGQAIGRRLEASRVPVSYHSRNPSKDVAYKHYPDLIEMAKAVDTLIVIVPGGASTAKMINADVLKALGPRGVLINVARGSVVDEPALVAALKSGTILAAGLDVFAAEPNVPDELKAMQNVVLLPHIGSASVVTRNAMDQLVVDNIKNWFAGKPPLTPVAETPVKGR, encoded by the coding sequence ATGGCCCCGATTTCTTCCGAAAAGATCGATCTGTTGATCTATGGACCTGTCAGGCCAATCCTCGAGAACGGCTTTTCCGATCAATACGTGCTGCACCGGGCCGAAAGCCGCGGCGACCTCGAACGCCTAACGGGCGAGAAGAAGGACAAGATCCGCGGCATCGCCGTCACCTATCACACGATGGCGACCGACAAGACCGCGATGGCGTTGTTTCCGAAGCTTGAGATCGTCGGCAGCTTCGGCGTCGGCTATGATCACGTCGATTCCCATTACGCCCGCGATCACAATATTGTGGTCACCAACACGCCCGACGTGCTGACCGAGGAGGTCGCCGACGTCGCGATGGGCCTGTTGATCGCGACGCTGCGGGAGTTCGTCAAGGCCGACCGTTACGTGCGCTCCGGCCTGTGGCAGACCCAGAACTATCCGCTCAGCGTCGGTTCGTTGCGCGACCGCAAGATCGGCATCGTCGGCATGGGCCGGATCGGCCAGGCCATCGGCCGCCGCCTCGAGGCGTCACGCGTGCCGGTGTCTTACCATTCGCGCAATCCCTCCAAGGACGTCGCCTACAAGCATTATCCCGATCTGATCGAGATGGCGAAGGCGGTCGACACCCTGATCGTCATCGTGCCGGGCGGCGCCTCGACCGCGAAGATGATCAATGCCGACGTGCTGAAGGCGCTTGGGCCCCGCGGTGTGCTGATCAATGTCGCGCGCGGCTCCGTGGTCGACGAGCCGGCGCTGGTCGCGGCGCTGAAATCCGGCACCATCCTGGCCGCCGGTCTCGACGTGTTCGCGGCCGAGCCGAACGTGCCGGACGAGCTGAAGGCGATGCAGAACGTCGTGCTGCTGCCGCATATCGGCTCGGCCTCGGTGGTGACGCGCAATGCGATGGACCAGCTCGTGGTCGACAACATCAAGAACTGGTTCGCCGGCAAGCCGCCGCTGACGCCGGTTGCCGAAACCCCGGTGAAGGGCCGCTGA
- a CDS encoding ABC transporter permease yields the protein MKSPQDLVRFLLPVAVFAAGLVLWEAIVRAYGIQPYVLPSPLLVLKTLVADWPVLSQSLGVTLLTTLEGFVAAAIGGVVLALLFNQSKWLEYSLFPYAVVLQVTPVIAIAPLLLIYLQQQTAVIVCAWIVAFFPVLSNTTLGLNSVDRNLAGLFQLYGASRLQTLLFLKLPAALPYILGGLRIAGGLSLIGAVVAEIAAGSAGAGSGLAFRIAESGYRLNIPRMFAALLLLSLAGIVIYGVLALVSHLLLRRWHESALGKDN from the coding sequence ATGAAGTCTCCGCAGGATCTCGTGCGCTTCCTGCTTCCCGTCGCGGTGTTCGCCGCGGGCCTCGTGCTCTGGGAAGCCATCGTCCGCGCCTATGGCATCCAGCCCTATGTGCTGCCGAGCCCGCTTCTGGTGCTGAAGACGCTGGTTGCGGACTGGCCGGTGCTGTCGCAATCGCTCGGCGTCACGCTGTTGACCACGCTCGAAGGCTTCGTTGCCGCCGCGATCGGCGGCGTGGTGCTGGCGCTGCTGTTCAACCAGTCGAAATGGCTGGAATATTCGCTGTTCCCCTATGCGGTGGTGCTGCAGGTCACGCCCGTGATCGCGATCGCGCCGTTGCTCCTGATCTATCTGCAGCAGCAGACCGCGGTGATCGTCTGCGCCTGGATCGTGGCGTTCTTTCCGGTGCTGTCGAACACCACGCTCGGCCTCAACTCGGTCGATCGCAACCTCGCCGGATTGTTTCAATTGTATGGCGCCTCACGGCTGCAGACGCTGCTGTTCCTGAAGCTGCCCGCGGCGCTGCCCTATATCCTCGGCGGCCTGCGCATCGCCGGCGGGCTGTCGCTGATCGGCGCCGTGGTCGCGGAGATCGCGGCGGGCAGCGCCGGCGCCGGCTCGGGCCTGGCGTTCCGGATCGCTGAATCGGGCTACCGGCTGAATATTCCCCGCATGTTTGCAGCACTTCTGCTGCTATCGCTGGCCGGGATTGTCATCTATGGGGTGCTGGCGCTAGTTTCGCACCTTCTGTTGCGGCGTTGGCATGAGAGCGCGTTAGGAAAGGACAATTGA